A single genomic interval of Thermoanaerobacter uzonensis DSM 18761 harbors:
- the mutS gene encoding DNA mismatch repair protein MutS, with amino-acid sequence MAVTPMMEQYLKIKEKYKDAILFFRLGDFYEMFYEDAEIAAKELEIALTGRDAGTEERAPMAGVPYHAADFYIDKLIKKGYKVAICEQLEDPAKAKGLVKRDVVRIYTPGTIINPESMDEKTNNYLVSVFKERDNYGICAVDVTTGELYATELKNCKDIKKIYDEITKYAPSEIIANENFLKNNKYIKIFKNNNCVVNICENQLDYEEKIKLIETQFNKKSEELGIKDKPYMANSLAALFSYLQELQKTALKHINKLLIYEDNSYMGLDSNAIKNLEILESNRNKSKKGSLLGVLDKTVTPMGGRLLKKWLEEPLLNKEHIDTRLQAVEELSNDYKNRQDLKQLLNKIYDLERLASKIVYQSINPKDFISIKLSLQNLPYIKKILEKFNSRLLKEICEKFDTLQDIYELIDKSIKDDPSTQLKEGNIIKDGYNETVDKLRKASTDGKNWIANLEAEEREKTGIKNLRIGYNKVFGYYIEVTKSNIPQVPERFIRKQTLANAERYVTPELKEVEETILGAEEKLIELEYQLFNEIREKVELQIVRIQNTAKYIATIDVLISFAEVAETNRYIKPIVDYSDRIVIKEGRHPVIETISDESFVANDIDIGPENPIMIITGPNMAGKSTYMRQVALIVLMAQIGSFVPASYAKIGIVDKIFTRVGASDDIFAGQSTFMVEMSEVANILKSATSKSLIILDEVGRGTSTYDGMSIAHAVIEYIHEKIKAKTLFATHYHELTKLEGKMKGVRNYNVSVEEREDDIIFLRKIVPGGADKSYGIQVSKLAGLPYSIVERAKEILNSLENDKVIKPELENASQQLAFTQIDIFSTAKDSLIDDIANCDVNNMTPIQALNYLYELKEKAISLRSGIL; translated from the coding sequence ATGGCCGTCACTCCAATGATGGAACAATACCTTAAAATAAAAGAAAAATATAAAGATGCAATACTCTTTTTCCGCCTAGGAGATTTTTATGAGATGTTTTACGAAGATGCGGAAATTGCTGCTAAAGAGCTTGAAATAGCTTTGACAGGGAGAGACGCAGGAACGGAAGAAAGAGCCCCAATGGCTGGTGTTCCTTACCATGCAGCAGACTTTTATATAGACAAGTTGATAAAAAAAGGATATAAAGTTGCTATTTGTGAGCAATTAGAAGACCCTGCAAAAGCAAAAGGATTAGTAAAAAGAGATGTAGTAAGAATATATACTCCAGGGACAATAATAAATCCTGAATCAATGGATGAAAAAACAAATAACTACCTTGTGTCTGTTTTTAAAGAAAGGGACAATTATGGAATTTGTGCTGTTGATGTAACAACGGGAGAATTATACGCTACAGAGCTTAAAAATTGTAAAGACATTAAAAAAATTTATGATGAAATAACAAAGTATGCCCCTTCAGAAATAATCGCTAATGAAAATTTTCTAAAAAATAATAAATATATAAAAATTTTCAAGAATAATAACTGTGTTGTAAATATCTGTGAAAATCAGCTTGACTATGAAGAAAAAATTAAATTAATAGAAACTCAATTTAATAAAAAATCCGAAGAATTAGGTATAAAAGATAAGCCTTATATGGCTAATTCGTTAGCGGCTCTTTTTAGCTATTTACAAGAATTACAAAAAACTGCTTTAAAGCATATAAACAAATTGCTTATATATGAAGATAACTCCTATATGGGATTAGACAGCAATGCAATAAAAAATTTAGAAATATTAGAGTCTAATAGAAACAAGTCAAAAAAAGGCTCTTTATTAGGAGTTTTAGATAAAACTGTAACTCCTATGGGAGGAAGGCTTTTAAAAAAATGGCTAGAAGAGCCTTTGCTTAACAAAGAGCATATTGATACTCGGTTGCAAGCAGTAGAAGAACTTTCTAATGATTATAAAAATCGCCAAGATTTAAAACAACTTTTAAACAAAATATACGATTTAGAAAGATTGGCCAGCAAAATTGTCTACCAGAGTATTAATCCAAAAGATTTTATTTCCATAAAGTTATCTCTGCAAAATTTGCCTTACATAAAAAAAATATTAGAAAAGTTCAATTCAAGGCTTTTGAAAGAGATATGCGAGAAATTTGATACTTTACAAGATATATACGAATTAATAGATAAGTCAATAAAAGACGACCCCTCAACTCAATTAAAAGAAGGAAACATCATAAAAGATGGATATAATGAAACAGTGGATAAGCTAAGAAAGGCTTCAACAGACGGGAAAAATTGGATCGCAAATCTTGAGGCTGAAGAAAGAGAAAAAACAGGCATTAAGAACTTGAGAATAGGTTACAACAAAGTTTTTGGCTATTATATTGAAGTTACAAAATCTAATATACCACAGGTTCCTGAAAGATTCATACGAAAACAAACTTTGGCAAATGCAGAAAGGTATGTGACACCTGAGCTTAAAGAAGTAGAAGAGACTATATTAGGAGCAGAAGAAAAATTAATTGAGCTTGAATATCAGCTTTTTAACGAAATAAGAGAAAAAGTAGAACTACAAATTGTAAGAATACAAAACACAGCAAAATATATAGCCACAATAGATGTACTCATTTCCTTTGCAGAAGTTGCGGAAACAAATAGATATATAAAACCGATAGTAGATTATAGTGACAGAATAGTCATCAAGGAAGGGAGACATCCAGTAATAGAGACTATTTCTGATGAATCTTTTGTAGCAAATGATATAGATATTGGTCCTGAAAATCCTATCATGATAATAACGGGGCCTAATATGGCTGGTAAATCTACTTACATGAGACAGGTTGCTTTAATTGTACTGATGGCGCAGATAGGCTCTTTTGTCCCTGCTTCTTACGCTAAAATTGGGATTGTAGATAAAATCTTTACAAGAGTAGGAGCATCCGACGACATCTTTGCAGGACAGAGTACCTTTATGGTGGAAATGTCTGAAGTGGCAAATATATTAAAATCTGCTACTAGTAAAAGTTTGATAATACTAGATGAGGTAGGGAGAGGTACAAGCACTTATGATGGTATGAGTATAGCTCATGCAGTTATTGAATATATTCATGAAAAGATAAAGGCTAAAACTTTGTTCGCTACTCACTATCATGAATTGACAAAACTTGAAGGCAAGATGAAGGGAGTAAGGAATTATAATGTTTCAGTAGAGGAAAGAGAAGATGACATAATATTTTTACGGAAAATAGTACCTGGTGGCGCTGATAAAAGCTATGGAATACAAGTTTCAAAATTAGCAGGACTACCTTATAGCATTGTTGAAAGAGCAAAAGAGATATTGAACAGTTTGGAAAATGATAAGGTCATAAAGCCCGAATTAGAAAATGCATCACAGCAACTTGCCTTTACTCAAATAGATATTTTTTCTACGGCAAAGGATTCGCTAATTGATGATATAGCCAATTGCGATGTGAACAACATGACTCCTATTCAAGCTCTAAATTATTTATATGAATTAAAGGAGAAGGCAATCTCCTTGAGGAGTGGAATATTATGA